DNA from Sorangium aterium:
CCATTACGGCCCGAACACGGCGGTGCTCGTGATCGCCGGCGGCTTCGAGGCGGGCGCGGCGATGGCGCTCGTGCACGAGTACTTCGACGGCATCCCCGCCGTCTCGGCCGCGCCCTTCAAGGACGTGCCGTTCCCCGAGCAGACGAGCCAGCGCACCGGCGTCGTGAGGGACAGCGCCGCCCGCGCGCCGTCCATCCTCTACGGGTGGGCCGCGCCGCCGCCCGAGCACCCGGATCACCACGCGCTCGCGCTCGCGGCCTCCCTGCTCGGGCGCGGGGAGAGCTCGCGGCTCCAGGCGCTCCTGGTCGGGAACAGGGCCGTCGCGCGGTCGGTGCAGGTCGCGATCGACGGCCACCGCGGGCCCGATCTCTTCTCCATCGACGTGCGGCTCGCCGAGGACGCCCAGGTCGGCGACGTCGAGAAGCTGATCGAGGGCGAGATCCGGGCGCTCTCGACGGCGGGACCTTCGCAGGCGGAGCTGACGAGGGCGCGCCGGCTGCTCCAGTCGGCGTTCGTGTCGGGCCTCGCGGACGCGAGCGCGCGGGCGCGGGCGCTCGGCGAGCACGAGCTCCTCTTCGGGGACGCCGCCCACCTGAACGGGGAGCTCGCGCGCTACTTCGCGGTGACCCGGGAGGACGTGCAGCGCGTCGCGCGCGAGCACCTCGGCCCGACGCGCCGGACGATCGTCGAGACCTATCCCCCTGCAGTGCCGGGAGCCGCCCCGCCTCCGCGCGCGTCGACCGGCGCGCCGCGGCAGGACGCCGAGGTGGCGACGCCGGGCAAGGGCGCGGAGAAGGCGGCGTCTGGCAAGGCCGCGTCGGGCAAGGGGGCGAGCAAGGCCGCGCCGGGCAAGGCGACGCACAAGGCCGCGCCCGGCAAGCGCCCGGCGAAGGCGCGCGGCGCGGCGAGCCGGCCCGCGGCGGATCAGGCGCCGAGGAAGCCGGCGAAACACACGAAGAAGTGACGCGAAGAGGCGGGCGACGGAGAAGGCGTGACCCGATGAACGAGCGAAGCGAGCGACGCGACCTGCGCGGGCGGCGGACAGCGCGCCCCTGGCTCTCCTGGACCACGGCGCTCGCGGCGGCCGTGGCGTGCGGCTGCGCTGCTGGGCAGGCGCCGCAGCCGCACGCGCAGGCGGGAGCACCGGCGAGGCCCGCGCCGGCGACGTCTGGGCCGGCGGCGCCGCCGGCCGAGGTCGCTCGCGGGGAGCAGCCGCCGCCGTCCGGCCCCGCGAAGCCCGCGCGCATGCCCCCGATCGCCTGGGCCGAGCTCCCGAGCGGCCTCCGCGTCGCCACGGCGGTGAGCCGCGCGCTGCCGCTCGTGGAGGTCCGGGTGGTCATCCGCGGCGGCTCCGCGGCCGACGGCGAGCGCACGGGGCTCGCCGCGCTCACGGGCGAGCTCCTCCTGCGCGGGGGCGCGGGCGGCCTCCCCGGCCGCGAGGTGCTCGCGCGCGTCGAGTCGCTCGGCGCCTCGCTGCGGGTGGACACCGGCCTCGACGCGACCGTGATCGGCCTGCGCGCCCCCAGCGATCGCCTCGCGGAGGCGGCCCTGCTGCTCGGGCTCGTCGTGCAGCGGCCGCGCCTCGACGCCGCGGAGCTCGCCAGGCTGAAGGCCCAGGCCGCCGAGGCGGCGAGGGAGCGCGCGCGCTCGGACGGCCGCTGGGGAGCGCTGATGGTCCTCTTCCGCGACCTCTACGCGCTCCCCACCGAGCTGCACCCGTACGCCTCGTTCGGCGCGACCGCGGCGGAGCTCCCGCAGATCACCGCCGCCGACTGCCGCGCGTTCCATGCGGCGTGGTACGTCCCGAAGAACACCGTGGTGGTGGTGGCGGGCGACACGACGCCCGAGGCCGCGCGCGCGGCCGTGGAGAAGGCCTTCACCGACCGCCGCGGCGAGGAGCCCCCGTCGCTCTCGTTCACCGATCCGGTGGCCCCGGCGTCGCTCAAGATCACGATCGTCGATCGCCCGAAGAGCGCGGAGAGCGAGCTCTTCCTCGGCTTGCTCGGCCCCGAGCGCAGCGCCCCGGAGTGGCCCGCGCTCGCGGTCGCGGGCGAGGTCCTCGGCGGCCCCTCCGGGCGCCTCTCGCAGGAGCTCCTCGAGCCGCGCGGGCCGGCGCGCGAGGTGTCCGCGGCGCCGCTCGACGTCGCGCACGGGCCCGTCCCGCTCCTGGCCCACGTCCGCGTCCCTGCGGCGCGCACGGGCCTCGCCGCGCAGGCGATGCTGGAGCACGCGGAGCGGCTCGCGGCCGCGGCGCCCTCGCAGGAGGAGGTCGACGCCGCGGCGCGGCGGCTCACCGCCGGCCTCGGCCTCGGCCTCGGGACGGCCACCGGGCTCGCCGACGAGATCGCCGGCATGCAGGCGCTCGATCTGCCAGACGACCACCAGGAGAGCTACCGCAAGGAGCTCCGGGACATCACGCCGGCCTTCGCCGGCAAGGTCGCGCACGACAACGTGCGACCGGCGCACGCAGCGATCGTCGTGGTGGGCGACGCCCAGGCGATCGGCCCGATGCTGAGCCGCCTCGGGGACGTGAAGGTGGTCGACCCGACCCGCGCCTTCGAGCGGAAGCGCACGATCCCGCGGGACGCGAGCGCGTCGTCCGCCCCGTCGCAGGCGCCGGCGCCCGGCGCTGGCCGCGCGGCGCCGGCAGAGGAGCCGCAGTGACGGCCGCCGGGCGCCGGGCGCCGCGCGCGCCGCGTGGTCCAGCGCCGGCGATGCGCGCCTTCGCGCCGGCGATGCGCGCCTTCGCGCCCGCGGCGCGCGCCTTCGCGCTCGCGGCAGGGCTCGCGGCCGCGTCCTCCCCGGGCGCCGTGCGGGCGCAGCCGAAGCCTGCGCCGGCGGCCCCCGCGCCGGCGGCGTCGACGGCGGCGGCCGCGCAGCTCGACGGCGCGACGTACGACTACGAGCACCCGTCTGCGCCGGCGCGCGGCGCTGCCGAGCAGGGCGCAGCGCAGCCCGACGATGCCGGGCCCGCGGTGCCGCCGGAGCGGCGCTGGCGGGGTCGCGCCTTCGTGCACCGCCTGGCGGCCGCCGATCCCGCGCGGCCGCTGCCGATCCTCGTGTTCCTGCACGGCACCAACGAGGCGCGGATCGAGCACCGCTGGATGGGCGGCGGCCCGGAGGGCGACGTGCGCCGGATCGCGGCGCAGCTCATGGAGGCGGGCCGGATCCCGCCGATGCTCGTCGCGGCGCCGAGCGCCGTGCTCCCGGCGGCCGTGGCCGTCGCGCGGACGAGCTGGCCCGCCTTCGATCTGGACGCGTTCCTCGACGCCACGGCCGCGCGGCTGCGCGGCGTCGCGACCGTCGACCGCGCGCGCGTCGTCGTCGCGGGCCACTCCGGCGGCGGCTGCAACAAGGCGGGCGGCATCGCGGCCGCTTTGAGCGCGTCGACCCCCGTGCACGCGGCGCTCGTGATCGACACGTGCATGGACGTCGACATCGCGCTCCCCCTCGCGCGCTCGCGCCCGACCACGCACGTCGTCGTGTCGTGGCAGACGATGACCTGGGTCAAGCGCCCCATCGCCGACTTCCGCCGCGCCTTCCAGCGCGGCGTCGACGCGCACCCTGCTGCTCCGGGCGTCCTCCGCGAGCTCGAGCCGCTCATCCCGACGGAGCCGATGCCCCACGACGCCATGGTGCCCCTGGTGCTGCGGCGCTGGCTGCCGCCGCTCCTCTCGCCGGACGCCGCGCCGAGCGTGCCCTGCGTCTCGCCGTGACCGCCCCGGGACGCGTCGCCGCGTCCGTCACTCGGTAGCCGCGCGGCGTCGAGGCTGCGCCGCGCACAAAACAGCTCAAGCGGGTTGGTCGGCATCCCTCGGACGCGCGCCCCATGTTAGGTCGTGTACAGGATGAAGCTCAACCTGTTGACCGTCGCACTCGCCGCTTCGGCGGCGGTTGTTCTCCTTGACGCACAGGCCAGGGCGGACTGCGGCTGTTCAGGGACCCCGAGCGCCATCACGTCCGACTCGAGCGGCCCCTGCCTGCGCTACGAGGCTCCATCGGGGTCGAGCAACGACATCACGTTCCGCTTCGACAAGGCCTATGCCTGCGGTCGGTATGCGACGGGCGAGTACTTCGTGATCAGCGAGAACGGCGTCGCCAGCATCACGACCATCACCCCCGAGGCGGCCGGCGGCCGCCACGGCGTGGACGTGAACCCTTCCCCCGACGGGCCGCAGCGGTGGGACGACCGGCTCGACGACCATGCACCGCCCATCAGCCTGCCTTACGCTGCGCCGCCCGGCAGCTCCGTCGTGAAGTACGTGTCCGACAACCCGTCGGGCGATTGCGATGGCGCCGGTGAGAAGTCATGCGGGCGTTTCGCGGCCGTGGTCACGGTGATCGACGCGCCGCCCGCTGACCCGAGCACGACCTTTCGTCCTCCTTTCGTGGGCACGAACAAGCCCGTGCTCTCGACCTCCACGCTGCAGACGCAGCTTCTGTCGCGCCTGCAGGCTGCGTGCGCCGACACACCCTCGCTGGAGACGGCCCTGGCCTGGACGCGTCACCTCCGCCTCGATTACACGAGCCATTCGGTCACGTGCGACCTCATGCCGCCGGAGGACGCGCTCCCGGACGGCAGGCCGTGGTCGACCGACATCTGGGCGCGCGACACCGACGTCTACGCATGGCTGCATCTCGCCGATGTGTGCGGCGCGCCGCCCTGCACGCCCGAAGAGGATCTCGCCGCCAAATTCCCCGTGCTCGTCGGCTACGTGCAGCACGGTATCGACATCTGGGGCGTCGACAAGATGGGCGCCAGCCTGTTCCGAGGCGGCGGCGGCAACGGCGGCGGCAAGCTCTTCGCCTATGCCTTCGCGGCCACGATGCTCGCCGACCCGGCGATGCTTGCTGACCTCTCGGCCGTCGACACGGACCGATTCTTCGAGACGGCCAGCTATTACGCCGGCAAGAACGGCGCCGCCCTGTGGGGGCAGCCCGTCGGTTCGGAGGAGGAGTACTGGGCCGACTTCTCCGATCAATCGACCCGGACGATCCGAGACCCCTATGGGTACATCGACGGCGGCTTCGAGCCTGGCGGATGGTATCAAGACAACACGGCCAAA
Protein-coding regions in this window:
- a CDS encoding M16 family metallopeptidase, giving the protein MNERSERRDLRGRRTARPWLSWTTALAAAVACGCAAGQAPQPHAQAGAPARPAPATSGPAAPPAEVARGEQPPPSGPAKPARMPPIAWAELPSGLRVATAVSRALPLVEVRVVIRGGSAADGERTGLAALTGELLLRGGAGGLPGREVLARVESLGASLRVDTGLDATVIGLRAPSDRLAEAALLLGLVVQRPRLDAAELARLKAQAAEAARERARSDGRWGALMVLFRDLYALPTELHPYASFGATAAELPQITAADCRAFHAAWYVPKNTVVVVAGDTTPEAARAAVEKAFTDRRGEEPPSLSFTDPVAPASLKITIVDRPKSAESELFLGLLGPERSAPEWPALAVAGEVLGGPSGRLSQELLEPRGPAREVSAAPLDVAHGPVPLLAHVRVPAARTGLAAQAMLEHAERLAAAAPSQEEVDAAARRLTAGLGLGLGTATGLADEIAGMQALDLPDDHQESYRKELRDITPAFAGKVAHDNVRPAHAAIVVVGDAQAIGPMLSRLGDVKVVDPTRAFERKRTIPRDASASSAPSQAPAPGAGRAAPAEEPQ
- a CDS encoding M16 family metallopeptidase, with protein sequence MRRTLPRRALTAALAALGLLCAGAPHLAAAAPPSGEPAPIAAARPAGPRPQAAARPQRASAQRAGAAGAHRKPAGGRAHGGGAQSGKAAGVPAGKAAHAQSGKALRGGGAPNGKAAHAAGTPRSAAAAPAEAPLDLALPVERVTLKNGLRVVLSPDESSPTVAVAVTYDVGSRDEPSGRSGVARLVMDVMAGSSRSLPAGEPQRLVAERGGELHAEADVDRTTYTAVAPANELALALWLEADRMKAPAPSAEGFEAQRRDAIERRGATLGAAHGQGAIRLSELVFQGYWPHEHPALGEANDLAGAELSWVRDFHVAHYGPNTAVLVIAGGFEAGAAMALVHEYFDGIPAVSAAPFKDVPFPEQTSQRTGVVRDSAARAPSILYGWAAPPPEHPDHHALALAASLLGRGESSRLQALLVGNRAVARSVQVAIDGHRGPDLFSIDVRLAEDAQVGDVEKLIEGEIRALSTAGPSQAELTRARRLLQSAFVSGLADASARARALGEHELLFGDAAHLNGELARYFAVTREDVQRVAREHLGPTRRTIVETYPPAVPGAAPPPRASTGAPRQDAEVATPGKGAEKAASGKAASGKGASKAAPGKATHKAAPGKRPAKARGAASRPAADQAPRKPAKHTKK